From one Holophagales bacterium genomic stretch:
- a CDS encoding co-chaperone GroES, translated as MKIRPLYDRILVKRIETKEQVRGGIIIPDTAKEKPMEATVEAVGEGKFDDNGKRVALTVKTGDKVLIGKYAGTEIKLDDQDFLILREDEVLAIVDAK; from the coding sequence ATGAAGATTCGTCCTCTCTATGACCGGATCCTCGTCAAGAGGATCGAGACCAAGGAACAGGTCCGCGGCGGAATCATCATCCCCGACACCGCCAAGGAGAAGCCCATGGAGGCCACGGTCGAAGCCGTCGGCGAGGGCAAGTTCGACGACAACGGCAAGCGCGTGGCCCTGACCGTCAAGACGGGCGACAAGGTCCTCATCGGCAAGTACGCCGGCACAGAAATCAAGCTCGACGACCAGGACTTCCTCATCCTCCGCGAGGACGAGGTCCTGGCCATCGTCGACGCGAAGTAA